One window of Bacillus alkalicellulosilyticus genomic DNA carries:
- the cobA gene encoding uroporphyrinogen-III C-methyltransferase — protein MTVGKVYLVGAGPGDIELITVKAKRHLMEADVILYDRLINPLLLSIVRSEAELIYVGKLPDRHILRQDAINDLLVEKAKEGKKVVRLKGGDPSVFGRVGEEAEELALHDIPYEIVPGVTSSIAAASYAGIPVTHREYGYSFAVVTGHDKSKSGQPLIDWAALSGIDTIAFYMGVGNIQYITEQLISNGRTPETPVILIQWGTYSRQRTLEGTIGTIAEKVKETKFSNPAITLVGNIVDLRKKLAWFEKTPLFGKQIMVARTSNENSKLTSSLVEHGAEVFHYPAYKVDSIVEKAGKEFKDITNAKNIFFLSPESIDYFFEGLAYHQIDIRFIQAKLFVGSVKSKRKLTQYGCLSESVEELNRQDPIVTIGGQMTERKKEKLKQQLGDFTHIVTHEQVIDSNKQMICNRVLEEGTVTTLLFPSAASVEAFMLGLQQLGRNPLEEVLKWEIICFGEKSTKAAKENGFHTVETLAEPSIDSLVNHLSQSNQLAVE, from the coding sequence ATGACTGTTGGTAAAGTATATTTAGTAGGAGCAGGTCCTGGAGATATTGAGCTCATAACCGTCAAAGCTAAAAGGCATTTAATGGAAGCGGATGTTATTTTATATGATAGATTAATTAACCCATTACTCTTATCTATCGTAAGGAGTGAAGCGGAGTTAATCTATGTTGGTAAACTTCCTGACCGTCATATTTTACGTCAGGATGCAATTAATGATTTATTAGTCGAAAAGGCAAAAGAAGGAAAAAAAGTCGTTCGTTTAAAAGGCGGAGACCCTAGTGTATTTGGAAGAGTTGGAGAGGAAGCTGAAGAATTAGCATTGCACGACATTCCTTATGAAATTGTTCCAGGTGTGACATCGAGTATCGCGGCTGCCTCTTATGCTGGAATTCCAGTGACTCATCGAGAGTACGGCTATTCATTTGCGGTTGTCACTGGACATGACAAATCAAAATCTGGTCAACCTTTAATTGATTGGGCTGCGTTATCTGGGATAGACACGATTGCGTTTTACATGGGCGTTGGAAATATACAATACATTACCGAACAACTTATATCAAATGGTCGAACGCCGGAAACGCCTGTAATTTTAATTCAATGGGGAACTTACAGTCGACAACGTACGCTTGAAGGGACAATAGGAACAATAGCTGAGAAAGTAAAGGAAACTAAATTTTCGAACCCAGCGATTACGTTAGTGGGTAATATTGTAGACTTGCGTAAAAAACTTGCATGGTTTGAAAAAACACCACTGTTTGGAAAGCAAATCATGGTCGCAAGGACGAGCAATGAGAATAGTAAATTAACTTCTTCATTAGTAGAACATGGCGCAGAAGTTTTTCATTATCCAGCATATAAAGTAGATTCAATTGTGGAAAAAGCGGGAAAAGAGTTTAAGGATATTACAAATGCTAAAAACATTTTCTTTTTATCTCCTGAAAGCATCGATTACTTTTTTGAAGGCTTAGCATATCATCAAATTGATATCCGTTTCATTCAGGCAAAGCTTTTTGTTGGTTCGGTTAAATCAAAACGAAAATTAACACAGTATGGTTGTTTAAGTGAATCCGTGGAGGAATTAAATCGCCAAGACCCTATCGTAACAATAGGGGGACAAATGACCGAACGTAAGAAAGAGAAGCTAAAACAACAACTCGGGGATTTTACACATATAGTGACCCATGAGCAAGTGATTGATAGCAATAAACAAATGATCTGTAATCGAGTGTTAGAGGAAGGAACGGTGACGACGTTATTATTTCCAAGTGCAGCATCAGTTGAAGCTTTTATGCTAGGGTTACAGCAATTAGGAAGAAATCCATTAGAAGAAGTGTTGAAATGGGAAATCATCTGTTTTGGTGAAAAATCAACAAAAGCAGCAAAAGAAAATGGATTTCACACTGTTGAAACATTAGCAGAACCATCGATTGATTCATTAGTAAACCATCTAAGTCAATCGAATCAATTAGCAGTAGAGTAG
- a CDS encoding divergent polysaccharide deacetylase family protein, whose product MKKRIMLSLTFLIAFSFSSAYATTEHQEPVKVAIIIDDFGGKVKGVDSFFDSKIPITVAIMPFLEKSKEQAKLAHEHGLEVMIHLPLEPKKGKKSWLGPNPITSDLSIEEVKKRVQLAIDEVPYAVGLNNHMGSKIVEDEKMVRAILEVVKENNFYVIDSGTSNKSMIPKVAEELDIPWAIRDTFLDDTLSSRQHVAKQMKKLSKVASKKGKAIGIGHVGIKGEETVLGIQSMIEEFSKQNIEIVPASHILETPIEKNPQDFWKPGTKE is encoded by the coding sequence ATGAAAAAACGAATTATGCTATCCCTCACTTTTTTAATAGCCTTTTCTTTTTCGAGTGCTTATGCAACTACTGAACACCAAGAACCCGTAAAGGTAGCTATCATTATTGACGATTTTGGTGGAAAAGTAAAAGGAGTAGACTCATTTTTTGATTCAAAGATCCCGATTACCGTTGCCATTATGCCTTTTTTAGAAAAATCGAAAGAACAAGCAAAACTAGCTCATGAACATGGACTTGAGGTAATGATTCATCTCCCGTTGGAACCAAAGAAAGGAAAAAAATCATGGTTAGGGCCAAACCCCATAACAAGTGACCTATCAATAGAAGAGGTAAAAAAAAGAGTTCAATTAGCAATTGATGAAGTCCCTTATGCTGTTGGCCTTAACAACCATATGGGCTCTAAAATAGTTGAGGATGAAAAGATGGTACGGGCGATATTGGAGGTCGTGAAAGAAAATAATTTCTATGTCATTGATAGTGGGACAAGCAATAAATCAATGATTCCAAAAGTGGCTGAAGAACTTGATATTCCGTGGGCAATTAGAGACACTTTTTTGGATGATACGCTTTCTTCACGCCAACATGTTGCTAAGCAAATGAAAAAATTAAGTAAGGTAGCTAGTAAAAAAGGAAAAGCAATTGGAATTGGTCATGTCGGGATTAAAGGTGAAGAGACAGTGCTTGGGATTCAATCAATGATAGAGGAATTTAGTAAACAAAATATTGAAATTGTTCCCGCTTCTCACATTTTAGAGACTCCAATTGAAAAGAACCCTCAGGATTTTTGGAAACCGGGAACGAAAGAATAA
- a CDS encoding S8 family peptidase, protein MNRFYKSGIILGLSFMVIFIGFIYLNADYDGFRGQQLQWDANEQELLGSHAMDQVLAEDLAMTTSMFISQLSFQLSRWADQDVSDQTLYDKFIEELQEHPHFNSFALLEDNEITMAVGEIHEDRIHELDLQNKTRVFSRPYQLGGKQFMLMKEQLDDGRNVVGEIDLTFVASYVKDIASVADESGHFFISGGDHTEAEWTTTKELPDSIAAQTVPELDWQIVVHSEEDEDVQEFYERQAVVKFINEQQGLDWINRTEDISIFEDSSPYYVIESQTLSAEELLRELEANENTELAEPNFIITKQTRAQVTVPNDEFFGPYQWNLSQISAESGWNFSGGAEDVIIAIIDTGVDPNHQDLQGKVLEGFNAFDGSNRSDDEHGHGTHVAGIAAALTNNVTGIAGVAWENLILPIKVLDANGEGTSFEVARGVRWAVDHGADVINMSLGDYHSSLILHDAIKYADRNNVVLIAASGNDNTRRPMYPARYPEVLTVGAVSEGRHRAFFSNYGKHIDVAAPGEHIPSLFPNNNYVIMSGTSMAAPHVAGLAGLLLAVDPTLSNQDVYDIIKGSSIDLGRRGRDPFYGFGEINVAEALRMVR, encoded by the coding sequence ATGAACAGATTTTATAAAAGCGGGATTATCCTTGGCCTTTCTTTTATGGTCATATTCATTGGGTTTATTTATTTAAACGCTGATTATGATGGATTCAGAGGTCAACAACTTCAATGGGATGCCAACGAACAAGAGTTGCTTGGGTCACATGCGATGGATCAAGTGTTAGCGGAAGATTTGGCGATGACGACTTCGATGTTTATTTCTCAGTTATCATTCCAGCTTTCTCGTTGGGCTGACCAGGATGTAAGTGACCAAACTCTTTATGATAAATTTATTGAGGAATTACAGGAACATCCACATTTTAACAGCTTTGCTCTTCTTGAAGACAATGAAATCACAATGGCTGTTGGTGAGATACATGAAGATAGAATTCACGAGTTAGATTTACAAAATAAAACACGGGTTTTTTCAAGACCTTATCAGCTTGGTGGAAAACAATTTATGCTCATGAAAGAACAGTTAGATGATGGCAGAAATGTTGTTGGTGAGATAGATTTGACATTTGTAGCCTCCTATGTAAAAGATATCGCATCGGTTGCCGATGAAAGTGGTCATTTTTTCATCTCTGGTGGGGACCATACAGAAGCAGAATGGACAACAACAAAAGAATTACCGGATTCTATAGCCGCTCAAACCGTACCTGAACTTGATTGGCAAATCGTTGTTCATTCAGAGGAGGATGAAGACGTACAAGAATTTTATGAAAGACAAGCTGTTGTTAAGTTTATCAATGAACAGCAAGGACTTGACTGGATTAACCGTACCGAAGACATAAGCATTTTTGAAGATAGCTCTCCCTATTATGTTATTGAATCTCAGACCCTTTCAGCAGAAGAACTGTTAAGGGAATTAGAAGCCAATGAGAATACCGAGCTTGCTGAACCTAACTTTATCATAACTAAGCAAACAAGAGCACAAGTAACCGTACCTAACGATGAATTTTTTGGTCCTTATCAGTGGAATTTAAGTCAAATATCAGCTGAAAGCGGTTGGAACTTCTCTGGTGGTGCTGAAGATGTGATTATCGCGATTATTGATACTGGCGTTGACCCTAATCACCAGGACTTACAAGGGAAAGTATTAGAGGGATTTAATGCATTTGATGGGTCTAACCGTTCAGACGATGAGCATGGACATGGTACACATGTCGCAGGAATTGCTGCTGCATTGACGAATAATGTGACAGGTATTGCTGGTGTGGCCTGGGAAAACTTAATCCTTCCTATTAAAGTACTTGATGCAAATGGGGAAGGAACATCGTTTGAAGTCGCTCGTGGGGTACGATGGGCTGTTGACCATGGCGCTGATGTCATTAACATGAGTTTAGGTGATTATCATAGCTCTTTAATTCTCCACGATGCGATAAAATATGCGGACAGGAACAATGTCGTCCTTATAGCTGCTAGTGGAAATGATAATACCCGAAGACCGATGTATCCAGCACGTTATCCAGAAGTACTTACAGTAGGTGCTGTATCAGAAGGTCGACACCGAGCATTCTTCTCAAATTACGGCAAGCACATCGATGTTGCTGCACCAGGAGAACATATTCCTAGTCTGTTTCCAAATAACAATTATGTAATTATGTCTGGAACCTCCATGGCTGCACCACACGTTGCAGGCCTCGCTGGGTTATTATTAGCAGTAGA
- the cbiQ gene encoding cobalt ECF transporter T component CbiQ — protein MTTSSESKYEVQGVSKWAYMWESRMKLLTALLFIFGVVSLSTPLLAIMALTVSVVACLAMGITVKTLLGRYFIIAPFLLLMTLPLIFSNGWPINYGNISFALLIILKAVTSMTVMTIILDTQSTDQFINSLAQLKVPSIMITILLLAYRYVFLFLDDIQKMQLALKSRYFKGGIQISNLKTYGQITGGLLIKSINRSEKVYHAMASRCFTGSLCFEESRKIQRMDYFKTSTALCLIGVLVVVDFIV, from the coding sequence ATGACAACCTCATCCGAAAGTAAATATGAAGTACAAGGGGTTTCTAAATGGGCGTATATGTGGGAGTCTCGAATGAAATTACTGACAGCTCTCCTTTTTATATTTGGGGTAGTTAGTCTTTCTACACCGTTATTAGCCATTATGGCACTCACTGTTTCTGTAGTTGCGTGTCTTGCAATGGGAATTACAGTTAAAACGTTACTAGGGAGATATTTTATCATTGCTCCATTTCTTTTATTAATGACACTTCCCTTGATTTTTAGTAACGGATGGCCAATTAATTACGGAAATATTTCCTTTGCTTTATTGATTATCCTTAAAGCTGTTACGTCTATGACTGTTATGACAATTATTTTAGATACTCAATCCACGGATCAGTTTATAAATAGTTTGGCCCAGCTAAAAGTTCCATCCATCATGATTACTATTCTTTTGCTTGCCTATCGGTATGTGTTTTTGTTCCTAGATGATATTCAAAAAATGCAACTCGCCCTAAAATCTCGATATTTTAAAGGCGGGATTCAGATTAGTAACTTGAAAACTTACGGTCAAATTACTGGTGGGTTGTTAATTAAGTCGATTAATCGGTCTGAAAAAGTGTATCACGCCATGGCTTCACGTTGCTTTACTGGTTCTTTATGCTTCGAGGAGTCAAGAAAGATTCAACGAATGGATTATTTTAAAACAAGTACAGCATTATGCTTAATTGGTGTACTCGTGGTTGTAGACTTCATTGTCTAA
- a CDS encoding DUF3891 family protein, which translates to MIVRETKQSFIMISQHDHARLAGDIALRLPFNTTSAQKNVLLAIYEHDCGWVGLDHTPIWNDEAQKPFSFQDYPIIPKIEFYKKGINEIQNKNMYAALLCSMHFASFFASTPEGPGLHFLIEEKQRQTHLINSLKSQDELDEKQLAFHFQLLQLCDDISLYACLNHPGSTKEKEHPWYIGGFKNTDVVFPTKNHLIAHWLDKQSITIDPFPFTEDFQSSYYYKSVDKQLVEKVGIANAYYLSETKEQALHFIKKIAKQ; encoded by the coding sequence GTGATAGTCCGGGAAACCAAACAAAGCTTTATTATGATTTCTCAGCACGACCATGCTAGATTGGCAGGTGATATTGCATTACGACTTCCTTTCAATACCACAAGTGCTCAGAAAAATGTTTTACTTGCAATATATGAGCATGACTGTGGGTGGGTAGGTTTAGATCACACTCCCATTTGGAATGACGAAGCTCAAAAACCTTTTTCATTTCAAGATTACCCGATCATCCCTAAAATTGAGTTTTATAAAAAAGGGATTAATGAAATACAAAATAAAAATATGTATGCTGCCCTATTATGCAGCATGCACTTTGCTTCTTTTTTCGCTTCTACCCCTGAAGGACCAGGTCTACACTTTCTGATAGAAGAGAAACAAAGACAAACTCACTTGATAAATAGTCTTAAATCGCAAGATGAGCTTGATGAAAAACAACTCGCCTTTCACTTTCAATTATTACAACTGTGCGATGACATTTCGCTTTATGCTTGTTTAAACCATCCAGGCTCCACAAAAGAAAAAGAACATCCTTGGTATATAGGAGGATTTAAAAACACTGATGTCGTCTTTCCCACTAAAAACCATCTTATTGCACATTGGTTAGATAAACAATCTATTACAATCGATCCTTTTCCTTTTACAGAGGACTTTCAATCTAGTTATTATTATAAATCCGTAGATAAACAACTAGTTGAAAAGGTAGGTATAGCCAATGCCTATTACCTCAGCGAAACAAAAGAACAGGCGTTACATTTCATAAAGAAAATTGCAAAGCAGTAA
- a CDS encoding sirohydrochlorin chelatase: protein MKAVLYIGHGTRVKEGVRQYEAFIEKVKAAIDVPIQQHCFIELAEPSIQAGIDTCVERGATEIAIVPVLLLAAGHAKLDIPEEIDEAKEKHPSVTFRYGRVIGIDQRMVNMVVDRLYEAGFPQQQLTDIEKREDIAILLVGRGSSDPDANSDLAKLARLIWEAVPVDVVETCYLAATKPSFDDGLDRVKRMSNKKVYVLPYLLFTGLLMKQMAVKIEKLQEDLGDRSIHLCDYLGYHPTLIDIIADRVEELLEDNVRVNCDACKYRFAAIASK from the coding sequence ATGAAAGCAGTATTATATATAGGGCATGGGACAAGAGTGAAGGAAGGCGTACGACAATATGAGGCGTTCATTGAAAAGGTCAAAGCTGCCATCGACGTACCGATTCAACAACATTGCTTTATCGAGTTAGCAGAACCGTCAATTCAAGCTGGTATTGATACCTGTGTTGAAAGAGGTGCAACGGAGATTGCGATTGTACCGGTATTATTATTAGCTGCAGGACACGCAAAACTAGATATACCAGAAGAAATTGATGAGGCGAAAGAAAAGCACCCTTCAGTCACCTTTCGATATGGACGTGTAATTGGTATTGATCAACGAATGGTTAACATGGTTGTTGATAGGTTATATGAAGCTGGTTTTCCACAACAACAACTAACGGATATCGAAAAACGTGAGGATATTGCGATATTACTAGTTGGACGAGGAAGCAGTGATCCAGATGCAAACAGTGATTTGGCTAAATTAGCACGACTGATTTGGGAAGCTGTTCCCGTTGATGTGGTTGAAACATGTTATTTAGCAGCAACAAAACCAAGTTTTGACGATGGACTAGACCGGGTGAAACGGATGTCCAACAAAAAGGTGTATGTTCTTCCGTATTTATTATTTACTGGATTATTAATGAAGCAAATGGCTGTTAAAATTGAAAAGCTACAAGAGGACTTGGGTGATCGTAGTATTCATTTATGTGATTATTTAGGATACCATCCTACACTCATTGATATTATCGCAGACCGAGTGGAAGAGTTACTTGAGGACAATGTCCGCGTAAATTGTGATGCTTGCAAATATCGGTTTGCCGCAATAGCTTCAAAGTAG
- a CDS encoding Hsp20/alpha crystallin family protein: MDKSWQGNSWNEVEDFLGDDFFSEFQGLLQQKQEQEPKANLYMSGKNIICIFTLPGLTLEDVEIYAEKKTIEIRGTRHLDYPGFRLLQEEIEQGPFKRTLELPYSIEVQEVKSSYQKGVLMIHLLRASNEGQKK; encoded by the coding sequence ATGGATAAGTCTTGGCAAGGCAATAGTTGGAATGAAGTTGAAGACTTTTTAGGTGACGATTTTTTTTCAGAGTTCCAAGGACTACTACAACAAAAACAAGAACAAGAACCAAAAGCAAATCTATATATGTCTGGGAAGAACATCATATGTATTTTCACTTTGCCTGGACTTACTTTGGAGGATGTTGAGATTTATGCAGAAAAGAAAACCATAGAAATAAGAGGAACACGGCACCTTGATTATCCAGGATTCCGGTTACTTCAAGAGGAAATCGAACAAGGTCCTTTCAAAAGAACCTTAGAATTACCTTATTCAATCGAAGTGCAGGAAGTAAAATCTTCATACCAAAAAGGGGTATTAATGATTCACCTTTTAAGAGCATCCAATGAAGGTCAAAAGAAATGA
- a CDS encoding CbiM family transporter — translation MFLGGREGIRMHVSDGVISVTVAVVTTAAAIGLIAYSTKGIKEEEIPKISLLSGAFFVSSLITIPIGPTSVHPLLGGFLGLVLGRRAPLGIFIGLLLQATLFQHGGLTTLGANTLLMAIPAVLIYILAKTFTRTPHFLKGFLAGFLAIGFAVCLLILLLLFSDHRYGDGTFSVVNMVILAYLPLAIIEGILTGFSVKYLYSVRPTFFEVLEKK, via the coding sequence TTGTTTTTAGGAGGACGGGAGGGCATTAGAATGCATGTGTCTGATGGTGTCATTAGCGTTACTGTAGCTGTAGTAACAACCGCAGCTGCAATTGGATTAATCGCCTATTCAACAAAGGGGATAAAAGAAGAAGAAATCCCTAAAATAAGTCTCTTATCTGGAGCATTCTTTGTATCTTCCCTTATTACTATTCCGATTGGACCGACATCAGTTCATCCCCTCCTTGGGGGTTTCTTAGGGTTAGTCCTTGGCCGGAGAGCACCGCTTGGAATATTTATCGGATTGCTTTTACAAGCCACCTTATTTCAACACGGTGGGCTAACAACGTTAGGAGCAAATACATTACTCATGGCTATTCCAGCTGTTCTCATTTACATATTGGCGAAAACCTTCACTAGAACCCCTCACTTTCTAAAAGGTTTTTTAGCCGGATTTCTGGCCATAGGATTTGCAGTCTGCCTATTAATCCTGCTTCTCCTATTTTCTGATCATAGATATGGAGATGGTACATTTTCAGTAGTCAATATGGTTATCCTTGCTTACCTTCCTCTTGCTATTATCGAAGGAATCTTAACTGGGTTTTCAGTAAAGTATTTATACTCAGTCAGACCTACCTTTTTTGAAGTCCTTGAAAAAAAATAA
- a CDS encoding NAD(P)/FAD-dependent oxidoreductase — protein sequence MVYDCIIIGGGIAGLQAAIQLGRYEHRVLVIDKGNGRSELCKEYHNLLGWPDGVSGEYFRETGKEQAKRYGIEFMTDEVIELQKKNNEFDVVTTQQILVGKRILLATGIQDRIPELDGIRACLGKSIYLCPDCDGYEIKNQKTIVIGSGNKGVGLAVVLSYWTSDLLFINHDLDDIDEKHQHLLQKYNITLYQQRVSHLHIEDKSQFQGLTLENGETLHANHAFLAMKGATVQTDIAKSLGVERLENNHICVNPRTKETNVPNVWAAGDALVHSQLLSIAMGDGAQAAIWIHKSILKEKLR from the coding sequence ATGGTTTATGATTGCATCATTATAGGTGGTGGCATCGCAGGGTTACAAGCTGCCATTCAACTTGGTCGCTACGAGCACCGTGTCCTAGTCATTGATAAAGGAAATGGTCGATCCGAGTTATGTAAAGAATACCACAATCTCCTCGGTTGGCCAGATGGTGTCTCAGGTGAGTACTTTCGTGAAACAGGTAAGGAACAAGCGAAAAGATACGGTATTGAATTTATGACAGATGAAGTGATTGAACTGCAAAAGAAAAACAATGAGTTTGATGTGGTCACTACGCAACAAATACTAGTAGGAAAAAGAATTCTACTGGCCACTGGAATTCAAGATCGTATTCCAGAGTTAGATGGTATACGAGCTTGCTTAGGAAAAAGCATTTACCTTTGCCCCGATTGTGATGGCTATGAAATTAAAAATCAAAAGACGATCGTGATTGGTTCTGGTAATAAAGGGGTTGGGTTAGCTGTAGTATTATCTTACTGGACATCGGATTTACTGTTTATTAATCATGATTTAGATGATATTGATGAGAAACATCAACACCTCTTACAGAAGTATAACATTACGCTTTATCAACAACGTGTATCACACCTTCACATTGAAGACAAAAGTCAATTTCAAGGACTTACACTTGAAAACGGTGAAACACTTCACGCTAACCATGCGTTCTTAGCAATGAAAGGAGCAACCGTTCAAACCGATATTGCCAAATCTTTAGGCGTTGAACGGTTAGAAAATAATCACATCTGTGTTAACCCTCGTACAAAAGAAACGAATGTACCTAATGTATGGGCTGCTGGAGATGCCCTAGTTCACTCTCAACTATTATCGATTGCGATGGGTGATGGTGCCCAAGCAGCTATATGGATTCATAAGAGTATTTTAAAGGAGAAATTACGATGA
- a CDS encoding precorrin-2 dehydrogenase/sirohydrochlorin ferrochelatase family protein encodes MSLYPVMLNIKGKKVVVVGGGKIAFRKVKGLLPCGANIFVVSPDIIDEFLPFIKTGQVHWLKEHYRHELIEGAFIVFAATDNPEVNRTVYEESSEQQLVSRVDDIEQTDFFVPSVVKRGKLTLAVSTEGASPALARQITKELTEKYDQRYEDIVDFLGAARHRIKQKIKDPNQRETFLKRLIEEEIYKLTDREKIIESWTAKNSWEDK; translated from the coding sequence ATGTCATTATATCCAGTTATGCTAAACATAAAAGGGAAAAAAGTAGTAGTGGTTGGAGGAGGGAAGATTGCTTTTCGAAAAGTGAAAGGTCTTCTTCCTTGTGGTGCCAATATTTTTGTAGTATCACCTGATATTATTGATGAATTTCTTCCCTTTATTAAAACTGGACAAGTTCATTGGTTAAAAGAACATTATAGACACGAATTAATTGAAGGGGCATTTATTGTTTTTGCTGCGACAGATAACCCGGAAGTTAATCGAACCGTGTATGAGGAGTCCTCTGAACAACAACTTGTCAGTCGAGTTGACGATATCGAACAAACTGATTTTTTTGTTCCTTCTGTTGTGAAGAGAGGGAAACTAACACTGGCTGTGTCGACCGAAGGAGCAAGTCCTGCGTTAGCAAGACAAATTACAAAAGAGCTTACAGAAAAATACGACCAACGATATGAAGATATTGTAGATTTTCTAGGGGCTGCTAGACATAGGATAAAGCAGAAAATCAAGGACCCTAACCAAAGAGAGACCTTTCTAAAACGGCTGATTGAAGAGGAGATTTATAAATTAACTGACCGAGAAAAAATAATAGAAAGCTGGACAGCAAAAAACAGTTGGGAAGATAAATAA
- a CDS encoding GNAT family N-acetyltransferase: protein MEFMTEHLLVRNIEIEDKEGIFQLYSDPKVLQLDTSEGIKSVEEAELFIRQIQSPYLNYNSIRSIVIHKESGDTVGTCGFRNWDKNSNHAEIGGNLQSKYWGKGFASELVPPMLSYGFTQLNLNKIYAYTVLRNKAVLRLLEKNHFIQEGLLRKHHLIGNQYEDVAILSKSHW, encoded by the coding sequence ATGGAATTTATGACAGAGCATTTGCTTGTAAGAAATATTGAGATTGAAGATAAGGAAGGGATTTTTCAACTATATTCTGATCCAAAGGTTCTCCAGTTAGATACGAGTGAAGGAATAAAAAGTGTAGAAGAAGCAGAATTGTTTATTCGCCAAATCCAAAGCCCATACCTCAATTACAACTCTATACGGTCGATTGTTATTCATAAGGAATCAGGGGATACAGTAGGAACATGTGGGTTTAGGAATTGGGACAAAAACTCTAATCATGCGGAAATAGGAGGGAACTTACAGAGTAAATACTGGGGAAAGGGGTTTGCATCAGAACTTGTACCGCCAATGCTAAGCTATGGGTTTACACAACTCAACCTAAATAAAATATATGCCTATACGGTATTGAGAAACAAAGCGGTGCTACGTTTATTAGAAAAAAATCACTTTATACAAGAAGGTTTATTACGTAAACACCACCTTATTGGTAACCAGTACGAGGATGTCGCTATCTTAAGTAAATCCCACTGGTAA
- a CDS encoding MerR family transcriptional regulator, which produces MSTSYRDKKVITIGVVSELTGLSERKIRYYEERKLVFPERTKGGTRKYSFLDVERLVDIANKMEDGMQTFEIRKMEQKQLKKKDVRERMLRGQINAAFNLRK; this is translated from the coding sequence GTGTCGACGTCATATAGAGATAAAAAAGTGATCACGATTGGTGTAGTCAGTGAACTCACTGGACTATCCGAAAGAAAAATACGCTATTATGAAGAACGGAAATTAGTGTTCCCAGAGAGAACAAAAGGCGGAACACGAAAATATTCATTTTTAGATGTAGAGAGACTAGTGGATATTGCTAATAAGATGGAAGACGGAATGCAAACCTTTGAAATCAGGAAAATGGAACAAAAGCAGCTTAAGAAGAAAGATGTGCGTGAAAGAATGTTACGTGGACAGATTAATGCAGCCTTTAATCTACGTAAATAA